One region of Azospirillum lipoferum 4B genomic DNA includes:
- the fae gene encoding formaldehyde-activating enzyme, with protein sequence MVGEALVGDGNEVAHIDLIIGPRGSAAETAFCQTLTNQKEGVNGLLAVLAPNLMVKPSTVMFNKVTIKNAKQAVQMFGPAQRAVALAVAECVEDGTIPADEADDLFISVGVFIHWQAEDDRKIQDYNHEATKLALKRAIAGSPTAQEMLDGMAAAVHPFAAG encoded by the coding sequence ATGGTCGGCGAAGCTCTGGTGGGCGACGGCAACGAAGTCGCTCACATCGATCTCATCATCGGTCCGCGCGGCAGCGCCGCCGAGACCGCCTTCTGCCAGACCCTGACCAACCAGAAGGAAGGCGTGAACGGCCTGCTGGCCGTGCTGGCGCCGAACCTGATGGTCAAGCCGTCCACCGTCATGTTCAACAAGGTGACGATCAAGAACGCCAAGCAGGCGGTGCAGATGTTCGGCCCGGCCCAGCGCGCCGTCGCCCTGGCCGTTGCCGAATGCGTCGAGGACGGCACCATTCCGGCGGACGAGGCCGACGACCTGTTCATCTCCGTCGGCGTCTTCATCCACTGGCAGGCGGAAGACGACCGCAAGATCCAGGACTACAACCATGAAGCCACCAAGCTCGCGCTGAAGCGCGCCATCGCCGGCAGCCCGACCGCCCAGGAGATGCTGGACGGCATGGCCGCTGCGGTTCACCCGTTCGCCGCCGGCTGA
- a CDS encoding triphosphoribosyl-dephospho-CoA synthase produces MSALLPTPGQECRVSVEEAVFTACRLELLALKPGNVHIHAEGHGMSVTQFLDSAAAIAPILATPGRPVGEAILRAVAATRDVAGCNTNLGIVLLLAPLAAAALCRDKGEPLRLRLARVLDGLSVADAADAFAAIRLALPAGLGETPQHDVAEAPRIDLRAAMAAAADRDLIARQYATAFADVFTFGVARGRSALRRGASAAEAASAIHLGFMALHPDTHIARKHGAAVAERVRDQAFRLERRLANGLVFGGTDSGHQAATARRLLAFDRALKRRGLNPGTSADLTVACLFVLRLAGDLPAGPWPPEDIRRSLIEPTITRDAQCLRSTRLWSAKLWWATATKSLTSISSSVRAAAPPRPPSARP; encoded by the coding sequence ATGAGCGCCCTGCTGCCGACCCCCGGACAGGAGTGCCGGGTCTCGGTCGAGGAGGCGGTGTTCACCGCCTGCCGGCTGGAGCTGTTGGCGCTGAAGCCCGGCAACGTCCACATCCATGCCGAAGGCCATGGCATGAGCGTGACGCAGTTCCTGGACAGCGCCGCCGCCATCGCCCCCATCCTCGCCACGCCCGGCCGGCCGGTGGGGGAAGCGATCCTGCGCGCCGTCGCGGCGACGCGGGATGTGGCCGGCTGCAACACCAATCTCGGCATCGTGCTGCTGTTGGCGCCGCTCGCCGCCGCTGCGCTGTGCCGCGACAAGGGCGAGCCGCTGCGGCTGCGGCTGGCGCGGGTGCTCGACGGGCTCAGCGTCGCCGACGCCGCCGATGCCTTCGCGGCCATCCGTCTGGCGCTGCCCGCCGGGCTGGGAGAGACTCCGCAGCATGACGTCGCCGAGGCCCCTCGCATCGACCTGCGGGCCGCCATGGCTGCCGCAGCCGACCGCGATCTGATCGCGCGGCAGTACGCGACCGCCTTCGCCGACGTCTTCACCTTCGGCGTGGCCCGCGGCCGTTCGGCGCTGCGTCGCGGTGCCAGTGCGGCGGAGGCGGCGAGCGCCATCCATCTGGGATTCATGGCGCTGCACCCCGACACCCACATCGCCCGCAAGCATGGCGCGGCGGTGGCGGAGCGTGTGCGGGACCAGGCATTCCGGCTGGAACGGCGCCTCGCCAACGGCCTTGTCTTCGGCGGCACCGATTCGGGCCATCAGGCCGCAACGGCCCGCCGGCTTCTCGCTTTCGACCGCGCGCTGAAGCGCCGCGGCCTCAATCCGGGCACGTCCGCCGACCTGACGGTGGCCTGCCTGTTCGTGCTTCGGCTGGCCGGCGACCTGCCTGCCGGACCGTGGCCGCCGGAAGACATCCGGCGGAGCCTTATCGAACCAACCATCACAAGGGATGCGCAATGCCTAAGATCGACAAGGTTATGGTCGGCGAAGCTCTGGTGGGCGACGGCAACGAAGTCGCTCACATCGATCTCATCATCGGTCCGCGCGGCAGCGCCGCCGAGACCGCCTTCTGCCAGACCCTGA
- a CDS encoding ATP-grasp domain-containing protein has product MGRTRIAIFVDGADWHTRRLTAAFARRGAKAVPVSLGACGFGPDGPVIPGFDGALPDACLVRTISAGSFEQVTVRLGVLHALAHAGVPVANSPAAIERCVDKSATAFRLAAAGVPTPRTWTVADHVQASSILAALHAEGGAAVLKPLFGSQGKGLRRLDPGMELPVPDEVAGVYHLQEYVGAADGGWFDWRVFVVDGRPLAAMVRQGDHWITNVKQGARCHPASPGGILGELAVAAAAAAGADYAGVDVIRAPDGRFLVLEVNSMPAWRGLQAVTPVDVAQALADLVLARLASASPASGEARRAG; this is encoded by the coding sequence ATGGGACGGACCCGCATCGCCATCTTCGTGGACGGCGCCGACTGGCACACCCGGCGGCTGACCGCCGCCTTCGCCCGGCGCGGCGCGAAGGCGGTCCCGGTGTCGCTCGGCGCCTGCGGCTTCGGTCCGGACGGGCCGGTGATACCGGGCTTCGATGGCGCCCTGCCCGACGCCTGTCTGGTCCGCACCATCTCCGCCGGCAGCTTCGAACAGGTGACGGTGCGGCTGGGCGTGCTGCATGCGCTGGCCCATGCCGGCGTGCCGGTGGCCAACAGCCCCGCGGCCATCGAGCGCTGCGTCGACAAGAGCGCCACCGCCTTCCGGCTGGCCGCCGCCGGGGTGCCGACCCCGCGGACCTGGACCGTCGCCGATCACGTCCAGGCGTCCTCCATCCTGGCCGCCCTCCATGCCGAAGGCGGCGCCGCGGTGCTGAAGCCGCTGTTCGGGTCGCAGGGCAAGGGGCTGCGGCGGCTCGATCCCGGCATGGAGCTGCCCGTCCCCGACGAGGTCGCCGGCGTCTACCATCTGCAGGAGTATGTCGGCGCGGCGGATGGCGGCTGGTTCGACTGGCGTGTCTTCGTGGTGGACGGGCGTCCGCTGGCCGCCATGGTCCGTCAGGGCGATCACTGGATCACCAACGTAAAGCAGGGGGCGCGCTGCCATCCGGCCAGTCCGGGCGGCATTCTGGGCGAGCTGGCGGTGGCCGCCGCCGCCGCCGCGGGCGCCGATTATGCCGGGGTGGACGTGATCCGCGCGCCCGACGGCCGCTTCCTGGTGCTGGAGGTCAACAGCATGCCGGCATGGCGCGGTCTTCAGGCGGTGACGCCGGTGGATGTAGCGCAGGCGCTGGCCGATCTGGTCCTGGCCCGTCTGGCCTCGGCCTCGCCCGCATCGGGTGAAGCGCGGAGGGCGGGATGA
- the mch gene encoding methenyltetrahydromethanopterin cyclohydrolase — protein sequence MSSLPFSVNRLAAPLVHALVADAAMLRIGVEQHPAGCTVIDAGIDRPGSLEAGRRIAEICMGGAGSVRIAMDSPFAHWPTQVTVGAADPVLACLGSQYAGWSLSGEKFSALGSGPGRALAVKEPLFAELCYRDMADRTVLVLETDKRPPASVVEKVARDCGVPAERVTLILTPTRSPAGIVQIVARVLEVGLHKLHALHFPLDRVRDGVGCAPLPPPGRDFVQAMGRTNDAILFGGTVHLLVDGPDDDAADLAARLPSSASADYGRPFADLFAASGFDFFKIDPMLFSPARVIVTAFESGRSFTAGALAPALLDRSFGIGG from the coding sequence ATGTCCTCGCTTCCATTCAGTGTTAACCGGCTTGCCGCTCCCCTGGTCCATGCGCTTGTGGCCGACGCCGCCATGCTGCGGATCGGGGTGGAGCAGCATCCCGCCGGCTGCACCGTGATCGATGCCGGCATCGACCGGCCCGGCAGCCTGGAGGCCGGTCGCCGCATCGCCGAGATCTGCATGGGCGGCGCCGGCAGCGTGCGCATCGCCATGGATTCACCCTTCGCCCATTGGCCCACGCAGGTGACGGTCGGCGCCGCCGACCCGGTCCTGGCCTGTCTGGGCAGCCAATATGCCGGCTGGAGCCTGTCGGGCGAGAAATTCTCGGCATTGGGATCCGGCCCCGGCCGCGCCCTGGCGGTGAAGGAACCGCTGTTCGCCGAACTCTGCTATCGCGACATGGCCGACCGAACCGTGCTGGTGCTGGAGACGGACAAGCGTCCGCCGGCATCGGTGGTGGAAAAGGTGGCGCGCGATTGCGGCGTGCCGGCCGAGCGCGTGACCCTGATCCTGACGCCGACCCGCAGCCCGGCCGGCATCGTCCAGATCGTCGCCCGCGTGCTGGAGGTGGGGCTTCACAAGCTGCACGCCCTGCATTTCCCGCTGGATCGGGTGCGCGACGGCGTCGGCTGTGCACCGCTGCCGCCGCCGGGCCGCGATTTCGTCCAGGCGATGGGCCGGACCAACGACGCCATCCTGTTCGGCGGCACCGTCCATCTGCTGGTCGACGGGCCGGACGACGACGCGGCCGATCTGGCCGCCCGCCTGCCCAGCTCGGCCTCCGCCGACTACGGCCGCCCCTTCGCCGACCTGTTCGCTGCGAGCGGGTTCGATTTCTTCAAGATCGACCCGATGCTGTTCAGCCCGGCCCGCGTGATCGTCACCGCTTTCGAGAGCGGGCGGAGCTTCACCGCCGGGGCGTTGGCTCCGGCTCTGCTCGACCGTTCCTTCGGCATCGGCGGGTAA
- a CDS encoding ATP-grasp domain-containing protein: MPESGLILVAALSGRAIAQAVARTGTMVATLDQFGDADVPVPARRVPGDPVAGFDGEALISAARALAPRGSGLVAGSGFEQVPDLLDALMRTGPYRLLGNGPEVVRAVKDPIGFAARLATLGLEELGIGHPETRTAVPDDAVPGDWLVKRVGAAGGWHITPWTGAPLPGGHYLQRRVAGRAVSVAFVADRSGRCETVAVSRQWADPAAEAPFRYGGAVLPAALPPSLVDRLSDAARRIAVAFGLVGLNSLDLLVDGETATVLEVNPRPGATLDLLERHRVGGAMHAHLNAAAGRRWSLGPSRPGVIAGAVAYAPAALTVPADFVWPPWCADLPRAGSAIEGGQPLCSVTAWGGDEEEARHRLSRRIERIVADCTRRSCLLENSADVLASIQC, from the coding sequence ATGCCGGAAAGCGGCCTGATCCTGGTCGCCGCCCTGTCCGGCCGTGCCATCGCCCAGGCGGTCGCGCGAACCGGAACCATGGTGGCGACGTTGGACCAGTTCGGCGACGCCGATGTGCCGGTGCCTGCCCGCCGGGTGCCGGGCGATCCCGTCGCCGGCTTCGACGGTGAAGCGCTGATCTCTGCCGCCCGCGCCTTGGCTCCGCGGGGCAGCGGTCTGGTTGCCGGATCGGGATTCGAACAGGTTCCCGACCTGCTGGACGCCCTGATGCGGACCGGTCCCTACCGCCTGCTCGGCAACGGGCCGGAGGTGGTACGGGCGGTGAAGGACCCGATAGGCTTCGCCGCGCGGCTGGCGACGCTGGGGCTGGAGGAGCTGGGCATCGGCCATCCGGAAACGCGGACGGCGGTTCCCGACGATGCGGTTCCGGGGGACTGGCTGGTCAAGCGGGTGGGGGCCGCCGGTGGCTGGCACATCACCCCTTGGACCGGCGCTCCGCTGCCGGGCGGGCATTACCTGCAACGGCGGGTGGCGGGGCGTGCGGTTTCCGTGGCCTTCGTCGCCGACCGCTCCGGCCGGTGCGAGACGGTGGCGGTCAGCCGCCAATGGGCCGATCCGGCGGCCGAAGCGCCGTTCCGCTATGGCGGGGCGGTCTTGCCGGCGGCGCTGCCGCCGTCACTGGTCGACCGGCTGTCGGACGCGGCGCGCCGCATCGCGGTGGCCTTCGGACTGGTCGGGTTGAACAGCCTGGACCTGCTGGTCGACGGAGAAACGGCGACGGTGCTGGAGGTCAACCCGCGCCCCGGCGCCACGCTCGACCTGCTTGAACGCCACCGGGTGGGTGGGGCGATGCACGCCCATCTGAACGCAGCAGCCGGACGCAGGTGGAGCCTTGGGCCGTCGCGTCCGGGCGTCATTGCCGGCGCGGTGGCCTACGCCCCCGCAGCGCTGACCGTGCCTGCGGATTTCGTCTGGCCCCCCTGGTGCGCCGACCTGCCGCGCGCCGGCAGCGCCATCGAGGGCGGACAGCCGCTGTGCAGCGTCACCGCCTGGGGCGGGGACGAGGAGGAGGCGAGGCATCGCCTGTCCCGCCGTATCGAACGCATCGTCGCGGACTGCACGCGGCGGTCCTGCCTTTTGGAGAATTCCGCCGATGTCCTCGCTTCCATTCAGTGTTAA
- a CDS encoding NAD(P)-dependent methylenetetrahydromethanopterin dehydrogenase, translating to MEKPYIIHAITPVKAVSPFDINMACDAGYGVVVPYTNVETGEVPGLVQDMIFSRAPGDAKRTGLFIAGRDILKALDMLEAARGAMVPPFEISVFADPSGAYTTAAAMIAKVEAQLEKAGMALAGARVAVFGGKGPVGGVAAVLAARAGASVRLVGHDGAASVAERADSYHARFGVTLGAVDGSTDAHKAAILAETDVVLAVARAGVQVLSRAQIAAAPSVRVVADVNAVPPAGVEGVDAFSDGGPIEGTDAVGIGALAIGNVKFKTQHGLFKAMREAAKPVYLAFDDAFTLARAQCRKAA from the coding sequence ATGGAAAAGCCCTATATCATTCACGCCATTACTCCGGTGAAGGCGGTCAGTCCATTCGATATCAACATGGCTTGCGATGCCGGATATGGCGTCGTCGTGCCCTATACCAATGTCGAGACTGGCGAAGTTCCGGGCCTTGTCCAGGACATGATCTTCTCCCGCGCGCCGGGCGATGCCAAAAGGACCGGTCTGTTCATCGCCGGCCGCGATATCCTGAAGGCGCTGGACATGCTGGAGGCGGCGCGCGGGGCCATGGTGCCGCCGTTCGAAATCTCCGTCTTCGCCGACCCGTCGGGTGCCTATACCACCGCCGCGGCGATGATCGCTAAGGTCGAGGCCCAGCTCGAGAAGGCCGGAATGGCTTTGGCGGGGGCGCGGGTCGCGGTGTTCGGCGGCAAGGGGCCGGTGGGCGGCGTCGCCGCGGTGCTGGCGGCGCGTGCCGGAGCGTCGGTGCGGCTGGTCGGCCATGACGGCGCCGCGTCCGTCGCCGAGCGGGCGGATTCCTATCATGCGCGATTCGGCGTGACGCTGGGTGCGGTGGACGGATCGACCGACGCGCACAAGGCCGCCATCCTGGCGGAGACCGACGTGGTGCTGGCCGTCGCCCGCGCCGGCGTGCAGGTGCTGAGCCGCGCGCAGATCGCCGCCGCCCCCTCGGTGCGGGTGGTGGCCGATGTCAATGCCGTGCCGCCGGCCGGGGTGGAGGGGGTGGACGCCTTCAGCGACGGCGGCCCCATCGAGGGGACCGACGCGGTCGGCATCGGCGCGCTCGCCATAGGGAACGTGAAGTTCAAGACCCAGCATGGCCTGTTCAAGGCGATGCGCGAAGCGGCGAAGCCGGTCTATCTGGCCTTCGACGACGCCTTCACCCTGGCCCGCGCCCAATGCCGGAAAGCGGCCTGA
- a CDS encoding beta-ribofuranosylaminobenzene 5'-phosphate synthase family protein has translation MICGEQRKTVDAVRVEVPARLHLGFLDMEGGLGRRFGSLGLTLDGLGTELTLGRADSTGGTPERTDGRASGYLDRLCGVLEVENRFSLRLGRTIPCHSGLGSGTQLALAVGAALSAMTGRPLPPRRVASLLDRGARSGIGVGAFEQGGVILDGGKGALDEPPPVISRMALPEAWRMLLVFDDANRGLSGTAETVAFRDLPPFPADKAAYLCRLALMVGLPALAEEDAMRFGAAVTELQSVVGDHFAPAQGGRFSSPDVAEVLRWLPSTGAAGVGQSSWGPTGFAIFGDAGSAERAAEGARARWRTRTNLRFVVCRGRNRGAVVETISGLEAVAAGYETVAKKTA, from the coding sequence ATGATTTGCGGCGAACAGCGAAAGACGGTCGACGCGGTGCGGGTGGAGGTGCCCGCCCGGCTGCATCTTGGATTCCTCGACATGGAGGGCGGGCTGGGCCGCCGCTTCGGCAGTCTGGGCCTGACGCTCGACGGGTTGGGCACGGAATTGACGCTGGGCCGGGCGGACTCGACAGGCGGCACCCCGGAACGGACGGATGGCAGGGCGAGCGGATATCTCGACCGGCTGTGCGGTGTTCTGGAGGTGGAGAACCGCTTTTCCCTGCGCCTCGGCCGGACGATCCCCTGCCATTCCGGGCTGGGATCGGGCACCCAGCTGGCATTGGCCGTCGGGGCTGCCCTGTCGGCGATGACCGGCCGGCCGCTGCCGCCGCGCCGGGTCGCCAGCCTGCTGGACCGTGGGGCCCGGTCGGGCATCGGCGTCGGTGCCTTCGAGCAGGGCGGCGTCATCCTGGACGGCGGCAAGGGCGCACTGGACGAGCCGCCGCCGGTCATCAGCCGGATGGCTCTGCCGGAGGCATGGCGGATGCTGCTGGTGTTCGACGATGCCAATCGCGGCCTGTCCGGCACGGCCGAAACGGTCGCCTTCCGCGATCTGCCGCCCTTTCCGGCGGACAAGGCGGCCTATCTGTGCCGTCTGGCGCTGATGGTCGGCTTGCCGGCGCTGGCGGAGGAGGACGCGATGCGGTTCGGTGCCGCGGTGACGGAATTGCAGAGCGTGGTCGGCGACCATTTCGCCCCGGCACAGGGCGGGCGCTTCAGCAGTCCCGATGTGGCGGAGGTGCTGCGATGGCTGCCGTCGACCGGCGCTGCCGGCGTCGGGCAGAGCTCCTGGGGGCCGACCGGCTTCGCGATCTTCGGCGATGCCGGATCGGCCGAGCGGGCGGCGGAGGGCGCACGGGCGCGCTGGCGGACGCGGACCAATCTGCGCTTCGTCGTCTGCCGGGGACGGAACCGTGGGGCGGTGGTGGAGACCATCTCCGGGCTCGAAGCGGTCGCTGCCGGATATGAAACAGTCGCAAAAAAGACAGCGTGA
- a CDS encoding formylmethanofuran dehydrogenase → MSDVVCPFCAMACDDLTVARDRTGQLRVTANGCARARTLFALPALPAHCFIKGRAVPLDAALDAAAALLRNAASPAVGGLAADTEGVSAALALAERLHAVVDHAASDSLFHGLRAFQVTGAMTATFGELRNRADLFVLFGTEFDRHAPRLFDRIVHPPQALFRDAGAARGFLIGPGDGPVPDGFERLTVDLIHAPAIAAALSQLVSGERPRGDRVGGIAMEDLARVAAALREARFGVVGWIAATLDPVAGDIAIEAFNRLVVTANASTRCAGLSLGGKGNALGANYVCAWQYGVPLRSRLGAGPPEHDPLRYRLKSLLAGGEIDALVWLSALNGAEVPDTRTPMIVLARPGQPLPYDPDVLIPVAVPGLDHAGSIHRADGVAALPLRRLRSAPSSSAPSSLAMTLPTAAAVLTALLDRLPISPLPALVRETPHV, encoded by the coding sequence ATGAGCGATGTCGTTTGCCCGTTCTGCGCAATGGCCTGCGACGACCTGACGGTCGCTCGCGACCGGACCGGCCAGCTCAGGGTGACCGCCAACGGCTGTGCACGGGCGCGCACCTTGTTCGCCCTTCCGGCATTGCCGGCCCATTGCTTCATAAAGGGCCGCGCCGTTCCGCTCGACGCGGCGCTCGACGCGGCGGCGGCGCTGCTGCGAAACGCCGCCTCTCCCGCCGTCGGCGGGCTGGCCGCCGACACCGAAGGGGTCTCCGCAGCCCTGGCGCTGGCGGAGCGGTTGCATGCGGTGGTCGACCACGCCGCGTCCGACAGCCTGTTCCACGGCCTGCGCGCCTTCCAGGTGACCGGCGCCATGACCGCCACCTTCGGCGAGCTGCGCAACCGCGCCGACCTGTTCGTGCTGTTCGGGACGGAGTTCGACCGCCACGCCCCCCGCCTGTTCGACCGCATCGTCCATCCGCCCCAGGCCCTGTTCCGCGATGCCGGTGCCGCGCGCGGCTTCCTGATCGGTCCCGGTGACGGCCCGGTACCGGACGGGTTCGAGCGCCTGACCGTCGACCTGATCCATGCCCCGGCCATCGCCGCCGCCCTGTCGCAGCTGGTGTCCGGCGAAAGACCGCGTGGCGACCGGGTGGGCGGCATCGCGATGGAGGATCTCGCCCGTGTCGCCGCCGCGTTGCGCGAGGCCCGTTTCGGCGTCGTCGGCTGGATCGCCGCCACGCTGGACCCGGTGGCCGGCGACATCGCCATCGAGGCCTTCAACCGGCTGGTCGTGACCGCCAATGCCTCCACCCGCTGCGCCGGCTTGTCGCTTGGCGGCAAGGGCAACGCGCTGGGCGCCAACTACGTCTGCGCCTGGCAGTATGGCGTGCCGCTGCGGTCCCGCCTGGGGGCCGGCCCGCCGGAGCATGATCCGTTGCGCTACCGGCTGAAGAGCCTGCTGGCCGGGGGCGAGATCGACGCGCTGGTCTGGCTGTCGGCGCTGAACGGCGCGGAGGTGCCGGACACCCGCACGCCGATGATCGTGCTGGCCCGCCCGGGACAACCCCTGCCCTACGATCCCGACGTGCTGATTCCGGTCGCCGTTCCCGGGCTCGACCATGCCGGCAGCATCCACCGCGCAGACGGGGTCGCCGCCCTGCCGTTGCGCCGGCTGCGGTCCGCCCCCTCATCATCCGCCCCCTCATCGCTTGCCATGACGCTACCGACCGCCGCGGCAGTGCTGACCGCCCTGCTCGACCGGCTTCCCATCTCCCCTCTTCCCGCCCTGGTCCGGGAGACGCCGCATGTCTGA
- a CDS encoding formylmethanofuran dehydrogenase subunit A, which yields MSDAYTLLRGGRVCDPAGAADGTALREPPRDLYLKDGRIAAAPPADARIGEVIDLEGRIVMAGAIDIHSHIGGGKVNLARLLLPEEHREHGSGPDGLRRSGSGLFTPSSFVTGYRYAEMGYTAAFEPAMLPSNARHTHLELADVPIIDKGCYAVLGNDDFLLERLAAGATQSEVNDYVAWILHATQAVGVKVVNPGGISAFKFNQRRLDLDEAHPHYGLTPRRILTTLATALSDLGVPHPLHIHCNNLGIPGNEAVTRDTIAALDGLPAHLTHLQFHSYGTEGDRRFSSAAAEIAESVNRSPNISVDVGQIVFGQTITASADIMSQFRNSGLASPRKWVCTDIECDGGCGLVPFRYRDKAFVNALQWAIGLELFLLIEDPWRVYLTTDHPNGGPFTSYPHLIRLLMDRSFRNEQLSRINPDVAAHSRLGSIDREYTLEEIAIMTRAGPARVLGLRDRGHLRPGAVADVVVYDDLPDREAMFAAPAWVFKNGRPVARNGQLTATGWGDTIVVRPEFDSAIERRLKPWFEDHQTVRLGNFRIADGEILDHGRGGLSIVPTLTASDSCF from the coding sequence ATGTCTGACGCCTACACCCTGCTGCGCGGCGGCCGCGTCTGCGACCCCGCCGGGGCTGCGGACGGCACCGCCCTGCGCGAGCCGCCACGCGACCTGTATCTGAAGGACGGCCGCATCGCCGCGGCGCCTCCGGCGGATGCCCGCATCGGCGAGGTGATCGATCTCGAAGGCCGCATCGTCATGGCCGGCGCCATCGACATCCACAGCCACATCGGCGGCGGCAAGGTGAACCTCGCCCGCCTGCTGCTTCCGGAAGAGCATCGCGAGCACGGCAGCGGCCCGGACGGCCTGCGCCGCTCCGGCAGCGGGCTGTTCACCCCGTCCAGCTTCGTCACCGGCTACCGCTATGCGGAGATGGGCTACACGGCGGCGTTCGAGCCGGCGATGCTGCCCTCCAACGCGCGCCACACCCATCTGGAGCTGGCGGACGTCCCGATCATCGACAAGGGCTGCTACGCCGTCCTGGGCAACGACGATTTCCTGCTGGAGCGGCTGGCGGCCGGGGCGACGCAGTCGGAGGTCAACGACTATGTCGCCTGGATCCTGCACGCCACCCAGGCGGTCGGGGTCAAGGTGGTGAACCCCGGCGGCATCAGCGCCTTCAAGTTCAACCAGCGCCGGCTGGACCTCGACGAGGCGCATCCCCATTACGGACTCACGCCGCGCCGCATCCTGACCACGCTGGCCACCGCGCTGTCCGACCTGGGGGTGCCGCATCCGCTGCACATCCATTGCAACAACCTGGGCATCCCCGGCAACGAAGCGGTGACGCGCGACACCATCGCCGCGCTCGACGGGCTGCCCGCCCACCTGACCCACCTGCAATTCCACAGCTACGGCACGGAAGGCGACCGCCGCTTCTCCTCGGCCGCCGCCGAGATCGCCGAATCGGTGAACCGCAGCCCGAACATCTCGGTCGATGTCGGCCAGATCGTCTTCGGCCAGACCATCACCGCGTCGGCCGACATCATGTCGCAGTTCCGCAACAGCGGCCTCGCCAGCCCGCGCAAATGGGTGTGCACCGACATCGAATGCGACGGCGGCTGCGGGCTGGTGCCGTTCCGCTACCGCGACAAGGCCTTCGTCAACGCCCTGCAATGGGCCATCGGGCTGGAGCTGTTCCTGCTGATTGAGGATCCCTGGCGGGTCTATCTGACCACCGACCATCCCAATGGCGGCCCCTTCACCAGCTATCCGCACCTGATCCGGCTGCTGATGGACCGCAGCTTCCGCAACGAGCAGCTGTCGCGGATCAATCCCGACGTGGCTGCGCACAGCCGGCTCGGCTCCATCGACCGCGAATACACGCTGGAGGAGATCGCCATCATGACCCGCGCCGGCCCCGCCCGCGTGCTGGGGCTGCGCGACCGCGGCCACCTTCGCCCCGGCGCCGTCGCCGACGTGGTGGTGTATGACGACCTGCCCGACCGCGAGGCGATGTTCGCCGCCCCCGCGTGGGTGTTCAAGAACGGCCGCCCGGTGGCGCGGAACGGACAGCTGACCGCCACCGGCTGGGGCGACACCATCGTCGTCCGGCCGGAGTTCGATTCCGCCATCGAACGGCGGCTGAAGCCGTGGTTCGAGGATCACCAGACCGTGCGGCTCGGCAATTTCCGCATCGCGGACGGGGAAATCCTCGACCATGGCCGCGGCGGGCTTTCCATCGTTCCGACCCTGACGGCGTCCGACTCATGCTTCTGA
- the fhcD gene encoding formylmethanofuran--tetrahydromethanopterin N-formyltransferase produces the protein MLLNGIHIENTYAEAFDMKATRLIVTADTLAWARHAGMAATGFATSVIACGCESGIERELSPDETPDGRPGVALLFFATGRSVLGKQVETRLGQCILTCPGTACFSGVPRGAKEDLIPLGRKLRYFGDGQQMSKLLGGRRYWRIPVMDGEFLCEESSWSVPAVGGGNLLILADARMAALEAAEAAADAMRAVPNVVLPFPGGVVRSGSKVGAKYKGMPASTNDAYCPTLRGLPRSRLPAEVESVLEIVIDGLTAADVTAATTAGLKCLIERGRGSGVWGVTAGNYGGKLGRHHFHLHELLP, from the coding sequence ATGCTTCTGAACGGCATCCACATCGAGAACACCTATGCCGAGGCCTTCGACATGAAGGCGACCCGGCTGATCGTCACCGCCGACACGCTGGCCTGGGCACGCCATGCCGGCATGGCGGCGACGGGCTTCGCCACCTCGGTCATCGCCTGCGGCTGCGAATCCGGCATCGAGCGGGAGCTGTCGCCGGACGAGACCCCGGACGGGCGCCCCGGCGTGGCCCTGCTGTTCTTCGCCACCGGTCGCAGCGTGCTGGGCAAGCAGGTGGAGACCCGCCTCGGCCAGTGCATCCTGACCTGCCCCGGCACCGCCTGCTTCTCCGGCGTGCCGCGCGGCGCCAAGGAGGACCTGATCCCGCTGGGCCGCAAGCTGCGCTATTTCGGCGATGGGCAGCAGATGTCGAAGCTGCTGGGTGGCCGGCGCTATTGGCGCATCCCGGTGATGGACGGCGAGTTCCTGTGCGAGGAATCGAGCTGGAGCGTCCCGGCGGTCGGTGGCGGCAATCTTCTGATCCTGGCCGATGCCCGGATGGCGGCGCTGGAGGCGGCGGAAGCGGCGGCGGACGCCATGCGCGCCGTGCCCAACGTGGTGCTGCCCTTCCCCGGTGGGGTCGTCCGCTCCGGCTCCAAGGTGGGGGCGAAGTACAAGGGAATGCCGGCCTCCACCAACGACGCCTATTGCCCGACGCTGCGCGGCCTGCCCCGCTCCCGCCTGCCGGCCGAGGTCGAATCGGTGCTGGAGATCGTCATCGACGGGCTGACCGCAGCCGATGTCACGGCGGCCACCACGGCCGGGCTGAAATGCCTTATCGAGCGGGGTCGCGGCTCCGGCGTCTGGGGCGTCACCGCCGGCAATTACGGCGGCAAGCTGGGCCGCCACCACTTCCACCTTCACGAGTTGCTGCCATGA